One window of the Thamnophis elegans isolate rThaEle1 chromosome 6, rThaEle1.pri, whole genome shotgun sequence genome contains the following:
- the NSUN3 gene encoding tRNA (cytosine(34)-C(5))-methyltransferase, mitochondrial isoform X3 produces MESYLSLKNYRLLFTSPSSSFPQSLKCYIGDAPEKFPSQKHRNGQLKEYYLLNAASLLAVLALEVKDGEKVLDMCAAPGGKSVATLQYACPGLLQSNEYDNLRFRWLKQTLESFIPESLMSLITVSLNDGREIGNLQPEKFDKILVDAPCSNDRSWLFSSDTHQATLRLAQRKLLSAVQIQLLRSAIKALRPGGYLVYSTCTLSKEENNDVINHILDSCSNVLPVDLHTLATSVSKEFSFAANVQQHELLVLPERGKAWGPMYISKLKKV; encoded by the exons ATGGAGTCTTATTTGAGTTTAAAGAACTACCGCCTCCTTTTCACAAGCCCTTCATCCTCTTTTCCACAATCATTGAAATGTTACATTGGTGATGCTCCCGAAAAATTCCCTTCTCAGAAACACAGAAATGGACAATTAAAGGAGTATTACTTGCTAAATGCTGCCTCTCTGCTGGCAGTACTGGCTCTGGAAGTAAAAGATGGAGAAAAAGTATTGGATATGTGTGCTGCCCCAGGAGGTAAATCAGTAGCCACATTGCAGTATGCTTGTCCAg GGCTTTTACAGTCAAATGAATATGATAACTTGAGATTCCGTTGGTTGAAGCAGACACTAGAATCCTTCATTCCAGAATCTTTGATGAGTCTAATTACTGTTTCTCTGAATGATGGAAGAGAAATAGGAAATCTTCAGCCTGAAAAGTTTGATAAG ATCCTAGTGGATGCTCCTTGCTCAAATGATAGAAGTTGGTTATTCTCTTCTGATACCCATCAGGCTACTCTGCGTTTAGCACAAAGGAAGCTATTGTCTGCTGTGCAGATACAACTGCTCAg ATCTGCAATTAAAGCGTTACGACCTGGAGGATATCTGGTTTATTCTACATGTACTCTTTCTAAGGAAGAGAATAAtgatgtcataaatcacatccttGATTCCTGCAGCAATGTTTTGCCAGTGGATTTGCACACCCTAGCCACTTCAGTATCCAAGGAATTCAGTTTTGCTGCCAATGTCCAACAGCATGAACTTTTGGTACTTCCAGAAAGAGGGAAAGCATGGGGACCAATGTATATATCTAAATTAAAGAAAGTATGA
- the NSUN3 gene encoding tRNA (cytosine(34)-C(5))-methyltransferase, mitochondrial isoform X2, whose protein sequence is MSYQKESTSERKLQKQICQAVLNHFEKQYSEELGGAWNSVREILTTPQYWQYAVLLNKFSCSSEMESYLSLKNYRLLFTSPSSSFPQSLKCYIGDAPEKFPSQKHRNGQLKEYYLLNAASLLAVLALEVKDGEKVLDMCAAPGGKSVATLQYACPGLLQSNEYDNLRFRWLKQTLESFIPESLMSLITVSLNDGREIGNLQPEKFDKILVDAPCSNDRSWLFSSDTHQATLRLAQRKLLSAVQIQLLRSAIKALRPGGYLVYSTCTLSKEENNDVINHILDSCSNVLPVDLHTLATSVSKEFSFAANVQQHELLVLPERGKAWGPMYISKLKKV, encoded by the exons atgtCATATCAGAAAGAGTCCACATCAGAAAGAAAGCTTCAGAAGCAAATATGCCAGGCGGTTCTCAATCATTTCGAGAAACAATACTCTGAAGAGTTGGGAGGAGCATGGAATTCAGTAAG GGAAATTCTTACAACACCGCAATACTGGCAATATGCAGTCCTCCTTAATAAATTCAGTTGCTCTTCTGAAATGGAGTCTTATTTGAGTTTAAAGAACTACCGCCTCCTTTTCACAAGCCCTTCATCCTCTTTTCCACAATCATTGAAATGTTACATTGGTGATGCTCCCGAAAAATTCCCTTCTCAGAAACACAGAAATGGACAATTAAAGGAGTATTACTTGCTAAATGCTGCCTCTCTGCTGGCAGTACTGGCTCTGGAAGTAAAAGATGGAGAAAAAGTATTGGATATGTGTGCTGCCCCAGGAGGTAAATCAGTAGCCACATTGCAGTATGCTTGTCCAg GGCTTTTACAGTCAAATGAATATGATAACTTGAGATTCCGTTGGTTGAAGCAGACACTAGAATCCTTCATTCCAGAATCTTTGATGAGTCTAATTACTGTTTCTCTGAATGATGGAAGAGAAATAGGAAATCTTCAGCCTGAAAAGTTTGATAAG ATCCTAGTGGATGCTCCTTGCTCAAATGATAGAAGTTGGTTATTCTCTTCTGATACCCATCAGGCTACTCTGCGTTTAGCACAAAGGAAGCTATTGTCTGCTGTGCAGATACAACTGCTCAg ATCTGCAATTAAAGCGTTACGACCTGGAGGATATCTGGTTTATTCTACATGTACTCTTTCTAAGGAAGAGAATAAtgatgtcataaatcacatccttGATTCCTGCAGCAATGTTTTGCCAGTGGATTTGCACACCCTAGCCACTTCAGTATCCAAGGAATTCAGTTTTGCTGCCAATGTCCAACAGCATGAACTTTTGGTACTTCCAGAAAGAGGGAAAGCATGGGGACCAATGTATATATCTAAATTAAAGAAAGTATGA
- the NSUN3 gene encoding tRNA (cytosine(34)-C(5))-methyltransferase, mitochondrial isoform X1, translated as MFARGILRANLVAARRHRKESYSSAGRSQKESTSERKLQKQICQAVLNHFEKQYSEELGGAWNSVREILTTPQYWQYAVLLNKFSCSSEMESYLSLKNYRLLFTSPSSSFPQSLKCYIGDAPEKFPSQKHRNGQLKEYYLLNAASLLAVLALEVKDGEKVLDMCAAPGGKSVATLQYACPGLLQSNEYDNLRFRWLKQTLESFIPESLMSLITVSLNDGREIGNLQPEKFDKILVDAPCSNDRSWLFSSDTHQATLRLAQRKLLSAVQIQLLRSAIKALRPGGYLVYSTCTLSKEENNDVINHILDSCSNVLPVDLHTLATSVSKEFSFAANVQQHELLVLPERGKAWGPMYISKLKKV; from the exons ATGTTCGCGCGGGGAATCCTTCGGGCGAATTTGGTTGCCGCTCGGCGACACAGAAAGGAAAGTTATTCCTCGGCGGGGAGGAGCCAG AAAGAGTCCACATCAGAAAGAAAGCTTCAGAAGCAAATATGCCAGGCGGTTCTCAATCATTTCGAGAAACAATACTCTGAAGAGTTGGGAGGAGCATGGAATTCAGTAAG GGAAATTCTTACAACACCGCAATACTGGCAATATGCAGTCCTCCTTAATAAATTCAGTTGCTCTTCTGAAATGGAGTCTTATTTGAGTTTAAAGAACTACCGCCTCCTTTTCACAAGCCCTTCATCCTCTTTTCCACAATCATTGAAATGTTACATTGGTGATGCTCCCGAAAAATTCCCTTCTCAGAAACACAGAAATGGACAATTAAAGGAGTATTACTTGCTAAATGCTGCCTCTCTGCTGGCAGTACTGGCTCTGGAAGTAAAAGATGGAGAAAAAGTATTGGATATGTGTGCTGCCCCAGGAGGTAAATCAGTAGCCACATTGCAGTATGCTTGTCCAg GGCTTTTACAGTCAAATGAATATGATAACTTGAGATTCCGTTGGTTGAAGCAGACACTAGAATCCTTCATTCCAGAATCTTTGATGAGTCTAATTACTGTTTCTCTGAATGATGGAAGAGAAATAGGAAATCTTCAGCCTGAAAAGTTTGATAAG ATCCTAGTGGATGCTCCTTGCTCAAATGATAGAAGTTGGTTATTCTCTTCTGATACCCATCAGGCTACTCTGCGTTTAGCACAAAGGAAGCTATTGTCTGCTGTGCAGATACAACTGCTCAg ATCTGCAATTAAAGCGTTACGACCTGGAGGATATCTGGTTTATTCTACATGTACTCTTTCTAAGGAAGAGAATAAtgatgtcataaatcacatccttGATTCCTGCAGCAATGTTTTGCCAGTGGATTTGCACACCCTAGCCACTTCAGTATCCAAGGAATTCAGTTTTGCTGCCAATGTCCAACAGCATGAACTTTTGGTACTTCCAGAAAGAGGGAAAGCATGGGGACCAATGTATATATCTAAATTAAAGAAAGTATGA